One region of Budorcas taxicolor isolate Tak-1 chromosome 3, Takin1.1, whole genome shotgun sequence genomic DNA includes:
- the GJB5 gene encoding gap junction beta-5 protein, with protein sequence MNWGIFEGLLSGANKYSTAFGRIWLSLVFIFRVLVYLVTAERVWSNDHSDFDCDTRQPGCSNVCFDEFFPVSHVRLWALQLILVTCPSLLVVMHVAYRQAREKKHQEAVGKDGGRLYLDPGKKRGGLWWTYICSLVFKAGVDATFLYVFHSIYPRYTLPRVVKCHAAPCPNVVECFISKPEEKNIFTLFMVITALICIVLNLVELAYLVSKRCRECLAARKAWSESLDHRLDWVTSSSKQGDLLSGDLIFLGSDVPPPLLPDHPQDHVKKTML encoded by the coding sequence ATGAACTGGGGGATCTTCGAGGGGCTCCTGAGCGGGGCCAATAAGTACTCCACAGCCTTCGGGCGCATCTGGCTGTCCCTGGTCTTCATCTTCCGCGTGCTGGTGTACCTGGTGACAGCCGAGCGTGTGTGGAGCAACGACCACAGCGACTTCGACTGTGACACTCGCCAGCCGGGCTGCTCCAACGTGTGCTTCGACGAGTTCTTCCCCGTGTCCCACGTGCGCCTCTGGGCCCTGCAGCTCATCCTGGTCACGTGCCCCTCGCTGCTCGTGGTCATGCACGTGGCCTACCGCCAGGCCCGGGAGAAGAAGCACCAAGAGGCCGTCGGGAAGGACGGCGGGCGCCTCTACCTGGACCCCGGCAAGAAGCGGGGAGGGCTCTGGTGGACATACATCTGCAGCCTGGTGTTCAAGGCCGGCGTGGATGCCACATTCCTCTACGTGTTCCACTCCATCTACCCCAGATACACCCTCCCCCGCGTGGTCAAGTGCCACGCGGCCCCGTGTCCCAACGTGGTGGAGTGCTTCATCTCCAAGCCCGAGGAAAAGAACATCTTCACTCTCTTCATGGTGATCACTGCCCTCATCTGCATCGTCCTCAACCTGGTGGAGCTGGCCTACCTGGTGAGCAAGAGATGCCGGGAGTGCCTGGCAGCCAGGAAAGCCTGGTCTGAGAGCCTGGACCACCGCCTGGACTGGGTTACCTCTTCTTCCAAACAGGGTGATCTCCTCTCAGGCGACCTCATCTTTCTGGGCTCAGATGTTCCCCCTCCACTCTTACCAGACCACCCTCAAGACCATGTGAAGAAAACCATGCTGTGA